One Chitinophagales bacterium genomic window carries:
- a CDS encoding T9SS type A sorting domain-containing protein, whose amino-acid sequence MKTTILYLLFQFFAFQVTYAQTWLPLGEGVDNGGGFGGYVNTVAFDSIHNYLYVGGNFSYAGSNPANSIAIWDGLNWISLDINYYGDYSSFLNYHDTILVADLSGRILKVYEETIVDQLPSLKGSIGTLLIYNNDLYACGDFSADYEDHILNNIARWDGKTWISLGGGITSGYVNTMCVYNGNLVVGGRFNIAGDRPVNNIATWNGKQWSSLDSGITDSRSQADVNALAVFQGELYVGGSFDSAGAFYNEDIAKWNGNEWSSVGDKPIMGYILCFTLKDSSLYVGGAFESIGKRTARWDGNQWFDLDLTSSGFVKVLGSNKVDLIAGGSFTYGTNGIRLNNIAQYTTVTNINGFVKCSGFYIYPNPATDQLHIEAPKIHNATVTLLNLFGQVVLQQQISDNATIDISTLARGMYLVNILDESGDVVQKGKVVKE is encoded by the coding sequence ATGAAGACAACGATACTTTACCTCTTATTTCAATTTTTTGCTTTTCAAGTAACGTATGCTCAAACCTGGTTGCCGTTGGGTGAAGGAGTTGATAATGGTGGAGGATTTGGAGGGTATGTTAATACAGTGGCCTTTGATTCAATCCACAATTATTTATATGTAGGAGGAAATTTTTCATATGCTGGAAGTAACCCTGCAAATAGTATCGCCATTTGGGATGGACTTAACTGGATAAGTTTAGATATTAATTATTATGGTGATTATAGTTCTTTCCTAAATTACCACGATACAATTTTAGTTGCTGACTTATCCGGACGAATACTAAAGGTTTATGAGGAAACAATAGTTGATCAATTGCCTTCTTTGAAAGGGTCGATTGGCACACTATTAATTTACAATAATGATCTTTACGCCTGTGGCGATTTTTCTGCAGATTATGAGGATCATATTCTCAACAATATTGCTAGATGGGATGGAAAAACATGGATATCATTAGGCGGTGGTATTACAAGCGGTTACGTTAACACCATGTGCGTTTATAACGGCAACTTAGTAGTGGGGGGCAGATTTAATATAGCAGGTGATAGACCAGTTAATAATATTGCAACATGGAATGGAAAACAATGGAGTTCTCTCGATAGTGGGATCACTGATTCTCGTTCTCAGGCAGACGTTAATGCACTGGCAGTGTTCCAAGGCGAATTGTATGTTGGAGGATCATTTGATTCAGCCGGAGCTTTTTATAATGAGGATATTGCGAAGTGGAATGGAAATGAGTGGAGTTCTGTTGGTGATAAACCTATCATGGGATACATTTTATGCTTTACCTTAAAAGACAGCTCCTTATATGTTGGCGGCGCATTCGAAAGCATAGGAAAAAGGACAGCACGGTGGGATGGTAATCAATGGTTTGACTTAGATCTTACATCGAGTGGTTTTGTAAAAGTTTTAGGAAGCAATAAAGTAGATTTAATAGCCGGTGGAAGCTTTACTTATGGAACTAATGGGATAAGACTTAACAATATTGCACAGTATACTACTGTAACAAATATTAATGGTTTTGTAAAGTGTTCTGGTTTTTATATCTATCCCAACCCCGCCACCGATCAACTGCATATTGAAGCACCAAAAATCCACAATGCAACTGTCACCCTTTTAAATCTGTTCGGCCAGGTTGTGTTGCAGCAGCAGATTTCGGATAACGCAACGATTGATATTTCAACCTTAGCAAGAGGAATGTACCTGGTAAATATTTTGGATGAAAGTGGAGATGTTGTGCAAAAGGGAAAAGTGGTGAAAGAAT